The following coding sequences lie in one Arachis ipaensis cultivar K30076 chromosome B03, Araip1.1, whole genome shotgun sequence genomic window:
- the LOC107630492 gene encoding nuclear transcription factor Y subunit A-3 isoform X2: MKPFLSLNYPDTAFDCAQIECDYSMNQPQMLPQMLGLQSTRVALPLDLAEDGPVYVNAKQYHGILRRRQSRAKLEAQNKLIKNRKPYLHESRHRHALNRVRGSGGRFLSTKQFEQSNAEVVTGAHSSSDTSKDASKVESHLLRTAGNASSITTCSDRTSLSSNSVSRQPEAQLFLAGPANLGRAPVVR, from the exons ATGAAACCGTTTCTCTCGCTCAATTATCCGGATACGGCATTCGATTGTGCACAAATTGAATGCGATTACTCGATG AATCAACCCCAAATGTTGCCCCAGATGCTGGGATTGCAATCCACTAGAGTTGCTTTACCACTTGATCTTGCCGAGGATGGCCCCGTTTATGTCAATGCAAAACAATACCACGGTATACTGAGAAGGCGTCAGTCGCGAGCAAAGCTTGAGGCTCAGAACAAACTTATAAAAAATCGTAAG CCATATCTACACGAGTCTCGCCATCGCCATGCTTTGAATAGGGTGAGGGGTTCCGGGGGACGATTCCTGAGCACCAAACAGTTTGAACAATCTAATGCTGAAGTTGTCACCGGCGCGCATTCTAGCTCAGACACCAGCAAGGATGCATCCAAGGTTGAAAGTCATCTCTTGAGAACCGCTGGCAATGCATCTTCAATCACAACCTGCTCGGATCGGACGTCCTTGTCAAGCAACAGTGTTAGCAGGCAGCCGGAAGCGCAGCTGTTCCTGGCAGGCCCTGCAAACTTGGGCCGAGCTCCAGTGGTCCGGTGA
- the LOC107630492 gene encoding nuclear transcription factor Y subunit A-7 isoform X1 — translation MKPFLSLNYPDTAFDCAQIECDYSMAHGSYPYEDPFFAGSLIAYGPQGINQPQMLPQMLGLQSTRVALPLDLAEDGPVYVNAKQYHGILRRRQSRAKLEAQNKLIKNRKPYLHESRHRHALNRVRGSGGRFLSTKQFEQSNAEVVTGAHSSSDTSKDASKVESHLLRTAGNASSITTCSDRTSLSSNSVSRQPEAQLFLAGPANLGRAPVVR, via the exons ATGAAACCGTTTCTCTCGCTCAATTATCCGGATACGGCATTCGATTGTGCACAAATTGAATGCGATTACTCGATG GCTCATGGTTCCTATCCTTACGAAGATCCCTTTTTCGCCGGTTCATTAATTGCTTATGGACCACAGGGTATT AATCAACCCCAAATGTTGCCCCAGATGCTGGGATTGCAATCCACTAGAGTTGCTTTACCACTTGATCTTGCCGAGGATGGCCCCGTTTATGTCAATGCAAAACAATACCACGGTATACTGAGAAGGCGTCAGTCGCGAGCAAAGCTTGAGGCTCAGAACAAACTTATAAAAAATCGTAAG CCATATCTACACGAGTCTCGCCATCGCCATGCTTTGAATAGGGTGAGGGGTTCCGGGGGACGATTCCTGAGCACCAAACAGTTTGAACAATCTAATGCTGAAGTTGTCACCGGCGCGCATTCTAGCTCAGACACCAGCAAGGATGCATCCAAGGTTGAAAGTCATCTCTTGAGAACCGCTGGCAATGCATCTTCAATCACAACCTGCTCGGATCGGACGTCCTTGTCAAGCAACAGTGTTAGCAGGCAGCCGGAAGCGCAGCTGTTCCTGGCAGGCCCTGCAAACTTGGGCCGAGCTCCAGTGGTCCGGTGA